From Solwaraspora sp. WMMD1047, the proteins below share one genomic window:
- a CDS encoding MoxR family ATPase produces MAQPTMPDAPTPAEGGGGGSPAAATTPAEDAGLLERALFEIKRVIVGQDRMVERMFVALLARGHCLIEGVPGVAKTLAVESLAKVVGGTFARVQFTPDLVPADLVGTRIYRQSSEKFDVELGPVFVNFLLADEINRAPAKVQSALLEVMAEQQVSIGGQTHKVPHPFLVMATQNPIEQEGVYPLPEAQRDRFLMKILVGYPSDVEEREIVYRMGVQPPEPSPVFSPTELVALQRKADQVFVHNALVDYTVRLVLATRAPAEHGMPDVAQLIQYGASPRASLGIVRATRALALLRGRDYALPQDVLDIAPDILRHRLVLSYDALADDIPADHIVGRVMSTIPMPSVAPRQNANPGPGSPVPPGPGAGWPGRMP; encoded by the coding sequence GTGGCCCAGCCGACGATGCCCGACGCCCCGACGCCCGCCGAGGGCGGCGGTGGTGGCTCACCCGCCGCGGCCACCACCCCGGCGGAGGATGCCGGCCTGCTCGAACGCGCGTTGTTCGAGATCAAGCGGGTGATCGTCGGTCAGGACCGGATGGTCGAGCGGATGTTCGTCGCGCTGCTGGCCCGGGGGCACTGCCTGATCGAGGGCGTGCCCGGCGTGGCCAAGACGCTCGCCGTGGAGAGCCTCGCCAAGGTGGTGGGCGGCACCTTCGCCCGGGTCCAGTTCACCCCCGACCTGGTGCCGGCCGACCTGGTCGGCACCCGGATCTACCGGCAGTCGAGTGAGAAGTTCGACGTCGAGCTGGGTCCGGTGTTCGTGAACTTCCTGCTCGCCGACGAGATCAACCGGGCGCCGGCGAAGGTGCAGTCCGCCCTGCTGGAGGTGATGGCCGAGCAGCAGGTGTCGATCGGTGGGCAGACGCACAAGGTCCCGCATCCGTTCCTGGTGATGGCGACCCAGAACCCGATCGAGCAGGAGGGGGTCTATCCGCTGCCGGAGGCGCAGCGGGACCGGTTCCTGATGAAGATCCTGGTGGGCTACCCGTCCGACGTCGAGGAGCGGGAGATCGTCTACCGGATGGGGGTGCAACCGCCGGAACCGTCCCCGGTGTTCAGCCCCACCGAACTGGTCGCCCTGCAGCGCAAGGCCGACCAGGTCTTCGTGCACAACGCGTTGGTGGACTACACCGTGCGGCTGGTGCTGGCCACCCGGGCGCCGGCCGAGCACGGCATGCCGGACGTCGCCCAGCTGATCCAGTACGGGGCCAGCCCGCGCGCCTCGCTGGGCATCGTCCGGGCGACCCGCGCCCTGGCCCTGCTGCGCGGACGCGACTACGCCCTGCCGCAGGACGTCCTGGACATCGCCCCGGACATCCTGCGGCACCGGCTGGTGCTCAGCTACGACGCGCTGGCCGACGACATCCCGGCCGACCACATCGTCGGCCGGGTGATGTCCACCATCCCGATGCCCTCGGTCGCCCCCCGGCAGAACGCCAACCCCGGTCCCGGTTCACCCGTGCCACCCGGTCCGGGCGCCGGGTGGCCCGGACGGATGCCGTGA
- a CDS encoding PH domain-containing protein gives MTEGQQAAAEPVGPTDPLEPWPDTVSWQPVSRDLIWVELVQLGVTMVVLIGGVAIGWALVGHWLFGLAMAGLLLLLGWRIPVIIRAVRAWGYAERDNDLLVRHGLLVRRLSIVPYARMQFVDVTAGPLERAFNLATVQLHTAAAASDARVPGLRPAEAARLRDRLTALGEDRAEGL, from the coding sequence GTGACCGAGGGCCAACAAGCCGCCGCCGAGCCGGTCGGCCCGACCGACCCGCTGGAGCCGTGGCCGGACACCGTGAGCTGGCAGCCCGTCTCCCGCGACCTGATCTGGGTGGAGCTGGTGCAGCTCGGCGTCACCATGGTCGTCCTGATCGGCGGGGTCGCGATCGGCTGGGCGCTGGTCGGGCACTGGCTGTTCGGCCTGGCGATGGCCGGCCTGCTGCTGCTCCTCGGCTGGCGGATTCCGGTGATCATCCGGGCCGTCCGGGCCTGGGGCTACGCCGAACGGGACAACGACCTGCTGGTCCGGCACGGACTGCTGGTCCGCCGGCTGTCGATCGTGCCGTACGCCCGGATGCAGTTCGTGGACGTCACCGCCGGCCCGCTGGAACGCGCCTTCAACCTGGCCACCGTGCAACTGCACACCGCCGCCGCGGCCAGCGACGCCCGGGTGCCGGGGCTGCGGCCGGCCGAGGCGGCCCGGCTGCGGGACCGGTTGACCGCGCTCGGCGAGGATCGCGCGGAGGGGCTGTGA
- a CDS encoding PH domain-containing protein yields MHPLSPVLHAAKTLVVIIAALSWQTLGRVGLAWFTVMVVVMLLGTVVLSVVSWYFTGYHVVGRELRIHEGLLWRRTRAIPLERLQSVEVVRPLLAQLTGLAELRLEVVGGGKTEAPLAYITVADATTLRERLLRIAGRTAAPAATGAPEAEAGDDAAEPGAVAVAPEHLVHAVRNNDLLISQLLTPQAFLLPFGVVFVLFQFFSEGSWSFIAVASTITAMAGVILQPIRRVLEDWRFVLAREETTLRVRHGLLETRSQTVPLNRVQSITVTWPLLWRLKGWLRIRLAIAGYSGADQSNGSQADRLLPVGDLAAAGQVMAEVLPGVDVSLPLAAPPARARWLHPFALRRLGAGFTPTVFAVREGVLTRQLTVVPYARIQSVRVVRGPVQRRLGLATVHADTAGGAGAAAQDRDLAEAWAMAAELTERARAARQQTG; encoded by the coding sequence CTGCACCCGCTGAGCCCGGTGCTGCACGCCGCGAAGACCCTCGTCGTGATCATCGCGGCGCTCTCCTGGCAGACCCTCGGCCGGGTCGGGCTGGCCTGGTTCACCGTGATGGTCGTGGTGATGCTGCTCGGCACGGTCGTGCTGTCGGTGGTGAGCTGGTACTTCACCGGCTACCACGTGGTCGGCCGGGAGCTGCGGATCCACGAGGGACTGCTCTGGCGGCGCACCCGGGCGATCCCGCTGGAACGCCTCCAGTCGGTCGAGGTGGTCCGCCCGCTGCTCGCCCAGCTCACCGGCCTCGCCGAACTGCGGCTGGAGGTGGTCGGCGGGGGCAAGACCGAGGCGCCGCTGGCGTACATCACCGTCGCCGACGCGACCACGCTGCGCGAACGGCTGCTGCGGATCGCCGGACGGACGGCAGCACCGGCCGCCACCGGCGCACCCGAGGCCGAGGCCGGCGACGACGCCGCCGAGCCGGGCGCCGTCGCGGTCGCGCCGGAACACCTCGTCCACGCGGTACGCAACAACGACCTGCTGATCAGCCAGCTCCTCACCCCGCAGGCGTTCCTGCTGCCGTTCGGGGTGGTGTTCGTGCTGTTCCAGTTCTTCTCCGAGGGCTCCTGGTCGTTCATCGCGGTCGCCAGCACCATCACCGCGATGGCCGGCGTGATCCTGCAGCCGATCCGTCGGGTGCTGGAGGACTGGCGGTTCGTGCTGGCCCGGGAGGAGACCACCCTGCGGGTCCGGCACGGCCTGTTGGAGACCCGTTCGCAGACCGTCCCGCTCAACCGGGTGCAGTCGATAACCGTGACCTGGCCGCTGCTGTGGCGGCTGAAGGGATGGCTGCGAATCCGGCTGGCGATCGCCGGCTACTCGGGAGCCGACCAGAGCAACGGCAGCCAGGCCGACCGGCTCCTGCCGGTGGGTGACCTGGCCGCCGCCGGGCAGGTGATGGCCGAGGTGCTGCCGGGCGTCGACGTGTCGCTGCCGCTGGCCGCGCCGCCGGCCCGGGCCCGCTGGCTGCACCCGTTCGCCCTGCGCCGGCTCGGCGCCGGCTTCACCCCGACGGTGTTCGCGGTCCGGGAAGGCGTGCTGACCCGCCAGCTCACCGTCGTGCCGTACGCCCGGATCCAGAGCGTCCGGGTGGTCCGCGGCCCCGTCCAGCGGCGACTCGGCCTGGCCACCGTGCACGCCGACACGGCCGGCGGGGCCGGGGCGGCGGCCCAGGACCGGGACCTGGCGGAGGCGTGGGCGATGGCCGCGGAGCTGACCGAACGGGCCCGCGCGGCCCGGCAGCAGACCGGCTGA
- a CDS encoding phosphatase PAP2 family protein produces MAATTAEPSPAEPSPAEPPTGPADAGRRRRIVAMSIWSVAFVVGWLLIGLPTDPLYAFAWLWTATIAWRSDRPWRSHLGFARDWLPVVLLLTAYNLSRGFADNGAVPHAFELIAADVWMFGWLTDGQVPTIWLQQHLYDPTGVRWWDVAVSWVYFSHFVAALAAAVVLWLTERARWAAFMRRWAFLCASGLVTYFLYPAAPPWWAAQYGMLEEVVRISTRGWRAFGMHGAGNLLNAGQIASNPVAAMPSLHTAFALFVVVFFLAGIRRRWWPLLLSYPLAMTFTLVYAGEHYVIDVLVGWAYVGLTFAVVGYGERWWAARKAQRAVAGPDSGEPPAPAAREAQDEEVPATTR; encoded by the coding sequence ATGGCCGCCACCACCGCTGAACCCAGCCCGGCTGAGCCCAGCCCAGCCGAACCGCCGACCGGTCCCGCCGACGCCGGCCGGCGCCGCCGGATCGTCGCCATGTCGATCTGGTCGGTGGCGTTCGTCGTCGGCTGGCTGCTGATCGGGCTCCCCACCGACCCGCTGTACGCCTTCGCCTGGCTCTGGACCGCCACCATCGCCTGGCGCAGCGACCGGCCGTGGCGCAGCCATCTGGGCTTCGCCCGGGACTGGTTGCCGGTGGTGCTGCTGCTGACCGCGTACAACCTCTCCCGGGGGTTCGCCGACAACGGCGCCGTGCCGCACGCCTTCGAACTGATCGCGGCCGACGTCTGGATGTTCGGCTGGCTCACCGACGGGCAGGTGCCGACGATCTGGCTGCAGCAGCATCTCTACGACCCGACCGGCGTGCGCTGGTGGGACGTGGCGGTGAGCTGGGTCTACTTCTCGCACTTCGTCGCTGCGCTGGCGGCCGCCGTGGTGCTGTGGCTGACCGAGCGGGCCCGCTGGGCGGCGTTCATGCGGCGGTGGGCGTTCCTGTGCGCCAGCGGGCTGGTCACCTACTTCCTCTATCCGGCGGCACCGCCCTGGTGGGCGGCCCAGTACGGGATGCTGGAGGAGGTGGTCCGGATCTCCACCCGGGGTTGGCGGGCGTTCGGCATGCACGGCGCCGGCAACCTGCTCAACGCCGGCCAGATCGCCTCCAACCCGGTGGCGGCGATGCCCTCGCTGCACACCGCGTTCGCGCTGTTCGTGGTCGTCTTCTTCCTGGCCGGGATCCGGCGCCGGTGGTGGCCGCTGCTGCTGTCCTACCCGCTGGCGATGACGTTCACCCTGGTCTACGCCGGCGAGCACTACGTGATCGACGTTCTGGTCGGCTGGGCGTACGTGGGTTTGACCTTCGCGGTGGTCGGCTACGGCGAGCGGTGGTGGGCGGCCCGCAAGGCCCAGCGCGCCGTCGCCGGCCCGGATTCGGGTGAGCCGCCCGCCCCGGCCGCCCGTGAAGCACAGGACGAGGAGGTCCCGGCGACGACCCGGTGA
- a CDS encoding Sir2 family NAD-dependent protein deacetylase, giving the protein MSGVSSDRAAEAGQQATDPAAVDRAAGWLASAGRVVALTGAGISTDSGIPDFRGPAGVWTRDPAAARMFTLDAYLADPALRRRAWQGRRDHPAWSARPNAAHRALVELERAGRLRAIVTQNIDGLHQRAGNSADLVIEIHGTLYEVECLDCAGRGPMAETLARVDRGDEDPACLDCGGILKAATISFGQSLDRDTLRRAGLAAADCDLLLAVGTSLTVQPAAGLVEVAARAGARVVIVNASSTPYDPIADAVLREPIGAVLPRLLFGSPPG; this is encoded by the coding sequence ATGAGCGGTGTCAGCTCCGACCGGGCGGCCGAGGCCGGCCAGCAGGCGACCGATCCGGCGGCCGTCGACCGGGCCGCCGGCTGGCTGGCCTCGGCCGGCCGGGTGGTCGCACTGACCGGGGCCGGGATCTCCACCGACTCCGGGATACCCGACTTCCGGGGGCCGGCCGGGGTCTGGACCAGGGACCCGGCGGCGGCCCGGATGTTCACCCTCGACGCGTACCTTGCCGATCCGGCGCTGCGGCGGCGGGCCTGGCAGGGCCGCCGCGACCACCCGGCCTGGTCGGCCCGGCCGAACGCCGCGCACCGGGCGCTGGTCGAGCTGGAACGCGCCGGCCGGCTGCGCGCGATCGTCACCCAGAACATCGACGGCCTGCACCAGCGGGCCGGCAACTCGGCCGACCTGGTGATCGAGATCCACGGCACCCTCTACGAGGTCGAATGTCTGGACTGCGCCGGCCGGGGCCCGATGGCCGAGACGCTGGCCCGGGTCGACCGGGGCGACGAGGACCCGGCCTGCCTGGACTGCGGTGGCATCCTCAAGGCGGCGACGATCTCGTTCGGCCAGTCGCTGGACCGGGACACCCTGCGCCGGGCCGGCCTCGCCGCGGCCGACTGCGACCTGCTGCTCGCGGTCGGCACCTCGCTGACCGTGCAGCCCGCCGCCGGCCTGGTCGAGGTCGCCGCCCGGGCCGGCGCCCGGGTGGTGATCGTCAACGCCAGCTCCACGCCGTACGATCCGATCGCCGACGCGGTGTTGCGGGAACCGATCGGCGCCGTGCTGCCCCGGCTGCTCTTCGGGTCGCCGCCCGGCTGA
- a CDS encoding thioesterase produces MTARVELTVTDSDTAQAVGSGDVPVLGTPRVLALAEAATVAATAARLPAGTTTVGVRIELEHRAATPIGRTVAALVRLAKVDGRRLLFEVTVAEVAGSAAQQAAAGPVTVAEGRVERVLVDRQKFVERALRTP; encoded by the coding sequence CTGACGGCCCGGGTGGAGCTGACCGTCACCGACTCCGACACCGCCCAGGCCGTCGGCTCCGGTGACGTGCCGGTGCTCGGCACGCCCCGGGTGCTGGCGCTGGCCGAGGCGGCCACGGTGGCGGCCACCGCCGCCCGGCTGCCCGCCGGGACGACCACGGTCGGGGTCCGGATCGAGCTGGAGCACCGGGCCGCCACCCCGATCGGGCGTACCGTCGCGGCGCTGGTCCGGCTGGCCAAGGTCGACGGCCGCCGGTTGCTCTTCGAGGTGACCGTGGCCGAGGTCGCCGGCTCGGCGGCCCAGCAGGCCGCCGCCGGCCCGGTCACCGTCGCCGAGGGGCGCGTGGAACGGGTGCTGGTGGACCGCCAGAAGTTCGTGGAGCGGGCCCTGCGGACCCCGTGA
- a CDS encoding MBL fold metallo-hydrolase, whose amino-acid sequence MTVSFVEVGDRVHVLRYPVLDVNVTLVVGDGAALLVDSLATAAQAAELVAAARRITRHPWSVVNTHHHFDHCFGNATVAGDPPAPVHAHRETLRLLRDHPEEVRRQAYDEMRPTEPALAVELLDTPILAPDHPVGDAVELDVGGRPVVLRHLGLGHTAGDLVVEVPDAEVLIAGDLVEESGPPDFAESYPLRWPATVAALLRRCSAGSVVVPGHGAPLDPARVRAQHHDLATLARLIRDGYADRVPAPRLAARAPFGPGPALPAIRRGYTQLAARTHC is encoded by the coding sequence GTGACCGTCTCCTTCGTCGAGGTCGGCGACCGGGTCCACGTGCTGCGGTACCCGGTCCTCGACGTCAACGTCACGCTCGTGGTCGGCGACGGCGCGGCGCTGCTCGTCGACTCCCTCGCCACCGCAGCACAGGCCGCCGAGCTCGTCGCCGCGGCCCGCCGGATCACCCGGCACCCGTGGTCGGTGGTCAACACCCACCACCACTTCGACCACTGCTTCGGCAACGCCACCGTGGCCGGCGACCCACCCGCACCGGTCCACGCCCACCGGGAGACCCTGCGGCTGCTGCGGGACCACCCCGAGGAGGTACGCCGGCAGGCGTACGACGAGATGCGGCCCACCGAGCCCGCGCTGGCGGTGGAACTGCTCGACACCCCGATCCTGGCCCCCGACCACCCGGTGGGTGACGCCGTCGAGCTGGACGTCGGCGGCCGGCCGGTCGTGCTGCGTCACCTCGGGCTCGGCCACACCGCCGGCGACCTCGTCGTCGAGGTGCCGGACGCGGAGGTGCTGATCGCGGGCGACCTGGTCGAGGAGAGCGGCCCGCCCGACTTCGCCGAGTCGTACCCGCTGCGGTGGCCCGCGACGGTCGCCGCGCTGCTGCGCCGCTGCTCGGCCGGCTCGGTGGTGGTACCCGGCCACGGCGCGCCGCTGGACCCCGCGCGGGTACGCGCCCAGCACCACGACCTTGCCACGCTGGCCCGGCTGATCCGCGACGGGTACGCCGACCGGGTACCCGCGCCGCGGTTGGCGGCCCGCGCGCCGTTCGGGCCGGGACCGGCGCTGCCCGCGATCCGCCGCGGCTACACCCAGCTGGCCGCCCGCACCCACTGCTGA
- the mycP gene encoding type VII secretion-associated serine protease mycosin: MRLPAGTGRGVAPPAGACARPDPPLPPVAALPWAQRALDPPSVWRHSTGAGVLVAVVDSGVDSDHPQLKAAGTVLRGQDFHLIGDLPGNFDCVSHGTAVASLIAARPADGIGFAGLAPGARILPVRVSERELTDDGQIQGIHPRVLAGGIRYAADRGAKVINLSLAGGVDHPEVRAAVAHAVARDAVVVAAAGNGTGSDQGGPVFPAGYDGVLGVGAVDPDGLRLPSSRTGPQVDLVAPGGGVLAAARAGGHRYYDGTSFAAPFVAATAALVRAAWPELTAAEVAARIVATANPAPGGPGYGAGLVDPYRAVTDGLTVAAVGVPRPVVLPTADPAAVRAAASWHAAGTSARVLLVASVLLVALAALAGWVIRRGRRERWQARRVAVASDPGPDDEFLESDQLFAPPPAQPDR; encoded by the coding sequence GTGCGGCTTCCGGCGGGGACGGGTCGGGGGGTGGCGCCGCCGGCCGGGGCCTGCGCGCGGCCGGATCCGCCGCTGCCGCCGGTCGCGGCACTGCCCTGGGCGCAGCGGGCACTGGACCCGCCGTCGGTGTGGCGGCACAGCACCGGCGCCGGGGTGCTGGTGGCCGTGGTGGACTCCGGAGTGGACAGCGACCATCCCCAGCTCAAGGCCGCCGGGACCGTGCTGCGTGGGCAGGACTTCCACCTGATCGGGGACCTGCCCGGCAACTTCGACTGCGTCTCGCACGGCACCGCGGTGGCCAGCCTCATCGCCGCCCGACCCGCCGACGGGATCGGCTTCGCCGGGCTGGCGCCGGGCGCCCGGATCCTGCCGGTCCGGGTGAGCGAACGCGAACTGACCGACGACGGACAGATCCAGGGCATCCATCCGCGCGTGCTCGCCGGTGGCATCCGGTACGCGGCCGACCGCGGCGCCAAGGTGATAAACCTGTCGCTCGCCGGTGGGGTGGACCACCCCGAGGTACGCGCCGCCGTCGCCCACGCCGTGGCCCGCGACGCTGTGGTGGTCGCCGCCGCCGGCAACGGCACCGGGTCCGACCAGGGCGGACCGGTCTTCCCAGCCGGCTACGACGGGGTACTCGGGGTCGGCGCCGTCGACCCCGACGGCCTGCGGCTACCGAGCTCCCGGACCGGTCCGCAGGTGGACCTGGTGGCACCGGGCGGCGGGGTGCTGGCGGCGGCCCGGGCCGGCGGGCACCGCTACTACGACGGCACCAGCTTCGCCGCGCCGTTCGTGGCGGCGACGGCGGCGCTGGTCCGGGCGGCCTGGCCGGAGCTGACCGCGGCCGAGGTGGCCGCCCGGATCGTCGCCACCGCGAACCCGGCACCCGGTGGACCCGGCTACGGGGCGGGACTCGTCGACCCGTACCGCGCGGTCACCGACGGCCTCACCGTCGCCGCGGTGGGCGTACCCCGTCCGGTTGTGCTGCCGACCGCGGACCCGGCGGCGGTGCGGGCCGCGGCCTCCTGGCACGCCGCCGGAACCTCAGCCCGGGTGCTGCTGGTGGCCTCGGTCCTGCTGGTCGCGCTGGCGGCGCTGGCCGGCTGGGTGATCCGGCGGGGACGGCGCGAACGGTGGCAGGCCCGGCGGGTCGCCGTGGCGTCGGACCCCGGACCCGACGACGAGTTTCTGGAGTCCGATCAGCTCTTCGCCCCACCGCCAGCACAACCCGACCGCTGA
- a CDS encoding WXG100 family type VII secretion target, with protein MGAEQLHGVTETLSQTAGTAGTVTGNMVGHQTTLRGLVETMRGQWEGTTRPAFETAYAGWEDGVTRLVTALTELGDNTRTSGVIYEGADQGATAGFNGLQGGAPFGGATRA; from the coding sequence ATGGGCGCAGAGCAGCTCCACGGCGTAACCGAGACGCTCAGTCAGACCGCCGGCACCGCGGGCACCGTCACGGGGAACATGGTGGGGCATCAGACGACCCTGCGGGGACTGGTGGAGACGATGCGTGGGCAGTGGGAGGGCACCACGCGCCCGGCCTTCGAAACCGCCTACGCCGGCTGGGAGGACGGCGTCACCCGGTTGGTCACCGCGCTGACCGAGCTGGGGGACAACACCCGGACGTCAGGCGTCATCTACGAGGGTGCCGACCAGGGTGCCACCGCCGGTTTCAACGGGCTGCAGGGCGGGGCGCCGTTCGGCGGCGCGACGCGGGCCTGA